The Oryza brachyantha chromosome 7, ObraRS2, whole genome shotgun sequence genomic interval AGTaaagcagaggagaggagaaggcTTCACCCAGCCTCGAAGCTaactctctcttcttcttcatcttcttcttcttctcttctctgaCCGACCATTCCTGCAGCTGCTGCAAGATGGCtgggtagctagctaggcataTCATATGCTGGTCTTTTGCCTACCTACGTGTTGCTTCGGATGCTGCAGCTGAGGTGAATGAATGCATGGTGAAGGAGGGAGGTAGGCGAGTAGCTGGGACCATGGGCTGGCTCCAGTCTCTCCTCGCCCCTATCAAGAAGCTCTGGATTCGCATGCATTCCGCCCAGAGGAAGAGTACGTGGGCATCTGATCTCCACTTCTTTGCCCATCTTTATAGTTGTTGCTGTTCTCCtctgttctttcttttctgaacCTGTGATTTGCCCGTTTGATCTGTGCTGCGATTTCTTGCGAGATGAGCTGACTGACTGATCAGTCGCTGTttggttttgctttgtttCGTGTGGTGGCTGTGCAGAGAGAGGTATCTACATCCTGTACGAGGACGTGAAGTCGTGCCCGTGCGAGGACGTGCAGATACTCTGGTCCATCCTCGTCGAGTCCTCccacggccaccaccacccgcaGCCGCTGCGGCTGAAGCagtgacgccgccgccgccggcggcggcgaacgactcCGGGCCGGCGTCCGACCGACGAGCATGGCGCTCCGAGACgtaccgacggcggcgcggccggcgagagAGCGTGAGAAGCAGGCGAAGCGACCagccaaagaaaaaagaaaaaaaaagtgtcgGTGTACATAAAAGGCGACGAGCGTGTTAATtagccgccgctcgccatggtagggaacagagagagtcACTTCAGTTTGAGTCTCACCCCGTTTTGAGCCACGGAAACGGCGTGCTGCGTGCATAGCCGACGATGAGCTCCTCCTCTTTTCTCGCTTCCTCGCATATGTCACTCACCGACACTGCGAGGaagcgattttttttttgtttcctttacTTCtcggaaaaaaaaggaatggcACATGTAACGCGTGCCAGTGGCTTACTGGCTTTGTACATACAAAAGCAAGAACaaatcaacaaaagaaaaaaagaaaaagaggacgAGAAAAGCTGTGCAGTACAGAGCTAGCGATCAATCATCACTGGTGGCTCGTGTGGCTCGCGTGCGAGAGCAGCCAGGGTGCCCGGGTTGGGTTGACCATGGCCACACGTGTgggtgggagggagggagaggattCGATGCGTACTCGCGTGTGGATTTGATGCGGGTGATCGGGTGGCGGGTGGTTTTCGATCGGTCCGGGGGTAGCGTCGCGTGCATGGTTTGTTTGTCAACCTCGGGGTGGCTGGGTTGGGTTGGTCGACGCAAGTCGCAACGGCGTCCGGAGTCCGGACTCCGTCCTCTCCCGCGTGATGCGGGGAACCCACCCGAACATTGTGTGTCTTAGGAATACGTAcaggtatttttatattttatgtttataatttttttattataaaagtttaaagtGTTTTCGTTGTTCGTTCCTTTGTTGTTAAAAGAACATCCAtcaatcttaattaatttgttttatagtgTTAAGCACAATCCCCCAcagttcatattttttcttggagGATGGCGACTAGCTCACTCGCACACAGATGACACTGACAGAGTAGGCTTGGAGATATGCGGATCAAGGAGCCTCCCTTTTCGGGTCGACTCCCGCTTCTTCTAGCGGGGTCCTCTCAACATGTTAGACGTCTAAAGGGACACATATATTTAGCTGCTTCTAGGGTTCTTCACACTGTGAATGAGTGGTCTGATGACCAACTTGGATTTTTTAGGCTTGAACAACTCCCTTTATAGTCCATGTGCCTTTGGATGGACCCCCACGTTGCAACttttcctcttctcttctctcctctcccccatccaccctctctctctattcTCTCACCTCCATTCAGATCCACATCGAACGGAGGGGACAGTTGGGCAATGACGACGATGGTGATCGGAGCTCGAGTGACCGCAGCAGTGGTTGGGCGACGGAGGCGGGCGCACAGGGCAACGATGACGAATGGTCTAAGGAGCCTCGCCGCTGCCTGAGCTCTGATTCGGCGAACGTGGCGAGTAGAGAGTGCTCGGGCGACGACGTTGCCTCACTAGGAGGAGCTCAGATGGCAGCGTGTTGGGGCCCATGCCAGGGCATGCGGAGGCAGAGACACAACCTCCCCAATGTCGTGCCCTAGCTCAAAACTCTCCCGATGCACTCGTCTTCTACAGAGGACGCGCGCGTCTTGACGAGGCAACGCActtttctccctctctccacCACGACAGCCGGCGGAGGACATGGTGTGGTGAGACCGTTCGCCACGTCCGCCGCATTGTGAATGGCCCAAGGCCGTCTCCGTCTCCACCTGCACGCTCCCTTCTCTCAATCTCTATGAAGCCACCGCCGTCACCCCTACACTAACTTAACTATTGTTGGGCTCCTGCTGATTCCACCATCACCTCTTTCAACTCAATAACCGGGCTAGCAGTGCCGTTGCAATGTCGGTGGACTTCGTCCACCCTTGCAGGGAGGAAGATTAGAGCTGAGATTAGAGAGATAATGTCTCGCTGACACGTGAATCCCaccaattttttcttttttaaaaataaaatgtactactccctccgtttcgtaatgtaagtctttctaagattgcctagattcatatggatgataataaatctagacacatataaactatatacatttatccataaatgaatttagtcaagtgtagaaagacttacaatatgaaacggaggtagtaccatCTAAGCATGACATAGGACAATGACCGAATCAACGAGCCAGGTAGGTCACCTCACCGGTACCAAAAGATTAGGGATTCGCTTATGCGTTTTGCGTTTTGCGGCAAAGGGGTGTGATTCAAACTTAGTTCAGAGTTGACAGGCGACGAGtggactttttcctttttacatAGGCCGAGTCTGAGAGCGGAACGGCCCATATGTGATCGGGCCGTAGCTAGCCCGAGTCGGATTTGATCTGAATGAAAGCCAAAAGTGGAGTAGCATACGATACACAGCTGATACGGTCAGGGAGATGTATAAATTGGTAGGGCATAGTATCTACTCATCAAGAAAACATAAACTTGGTTCCGTGATTCGTCGCGCTCACCGACGTGCTTCGTCGATTCGGCTTCCGCCTCGCCGCTCCGGCCGATCACGTCACACTGCCGTCTGCCgttgccgcggcggcggctcagaCAGACTGATGCCGAAGCGGAAAGCGGCATCAACGCACGCGCCCCGGAGGGCGAAGCGGCCCAGGGGACTCGACGCTCAGCTGTGCTcctgctccggcgccggcgccagcgccgGCAAGGTCCATTCTCCCGGAGCGGGACGAAGGGGAGATCGCCTCCGCGCTTGCGCCTCCTCCGCAGCCGATGCGACGAGGGAGGAGCCGTCTTGGGGGGCGAAGCGCGCGCGCACCGCCGCTCCtagtcgccgtccgccgctgCACGGCTCCTCCCCGGTTTCCGGCCCTGACTGGTACCCCCGCCCGCGCCTGCTTCGTTTCCCCGTCGAGATTTTACTCGAGAAAATTGCAATTCTGACAACTGAAACAACGCGTTTTGTAATTATAGGATACGGAACATTATCTTCGTAAAAATAACTCTTAAAACGCTGGACACTTGATTCTCGTGACATTAGGGAttaatctaatctaaatatatatatatttgtttagaAAAGTACTCATATTATGCTTCCACCGTATAATACACTATTCACTGACCGAAAAATGCAGTTCATGTGCTGTCTGGCCTCTCGGCCGGCCATGGCttgctggctggctggctgctggGCTGTACTGTGCAGCCTGGAGTATGAGGCCCGCTATTTAGCATATTGCTGAGTACAGAGTTTGgagcatttgtttttagcaTGAAGTCCTCAACCTCTGCGGAGCAGTAGAAATATTTCCTGACACGGGACGGCCAGGTCGTGCAGTAGGCCAGCAGCCCGCGTGGCTAGGGCAACGCCAGGGCCGTCCGCCTCCTGCGCAACTAAAGGCACAGCCAGGGCTGGCCGCCACGGCCGTTGCGCCACCGGCGCATCCAGGGAGCGACCAgggccggccgccggctgTGGCGCCATGATGAACCGATGGCGTTGTCGGGCGTACGCGGTCAGCAATCTCGGGAGACGAACAGATGAAACAGTGTATTATAAGGTGCAAAGACAATATGGGTACTTTTCTAAACAAATACATCTATTTAGATTAGATTACCCTCTAATATCATGAGAATCTAATTGTCCAATGTTTTGAGAGTCATTTTTACAAACACAACATTTTGTATCCTATAATTGCGAAACGAATCTTGTTTCTTTGCTTGGGATTTTCGTTCGAATCGCGTTCTTGGATTTTCTGACCCGATCTGTTCCGCGGCGGTCGCAGGAGGGACTGGAGGAATCTCACGGAAGGGCCGGCAGGGTTGATCGCCGAGCGGTTGCTCGCCACCGACGTGGCCGACTACGTCCGCTTCCGCGCCGTGTGCGGCCCGTGGCGCGGGTACtgcgccagcccgcgcgcgCAGAGCCGCCGCGACCCGGTGGACGGCCGCTTCTTCCCCCGGCAGTGGCTCATGATCGAGGACtcggcgcccgccgccgcacgccgccaccgcttcCTCAACGTCTCCACCGGCGAGTGCATCCACATGGACCTCCCGGAGCTCGCCGACCACGACCTGCTCATGCCCACCCCTGAGGGCCTCCCCCTGCTGTCCCAAAGCCACGCCCCCCACGGCGTGCGCCTGCTGAACCCGCTCACGGGACAGCTCACCGACCTCCCGCCGTTCGCCACGTTGCTGACGCCGGAGCAGCTCAACGATCGCCAGGGCGACAAAGAATTCCTCGtgcgcggcgtcgccgtcgccgacgactcCACAGTGGCGATCTGTCTCACCTTCCACCGCGGGCTCGCCATCGCTAAGCCTGGCGATGAGCGCTGGACCTCGGTCTCCTTCGACCACAGGCTTAGGCTGTACTCGACCTTGTCGTTTGCCGGGCCGCATCTACTGTGCCAGCGCAGAGGGCACCATGACACTGGAGATCAGCTCAGACCAGCCACTGCGGCTGCTGATGGCCGCCAAGATGGCGACGACGCCACACTACTTCATGGCGATGACGGACAGCCTTCACCTCGTGGACAATGGCGgggagctgctgctgcggcacCGAATGATACGCGCAGACGGCGGCCACAAGCTCAAGAGGAGATGCGCGGCGTACCGAATGGACATGGatgcccggcggcggcggcggtcgctgACGCCGGTGGAGAGCTTGAGCGGCCGTGCGGTGTTCGTCGGATCGTCTCGCTCGGTGTCGCTTCCAGCGAGCATGTGTTCTTCTTCCATCCGCGGGGACACCGTCTACGTGGGGTTCGACTGTGACGAGAAGGGCAAGATCGACGGGTACCACGTCGGGGACGGAACAACTCAGCCTTCTCGCCTAACGAAGCACACCTGGAGGTTTCGCCCGTGGACGCTCGCGGACTGCCTCTCCTGGTGCATCGGTGAACCGTAGCGTAGCCGCGTAGGCGATGCCACCGCCGAATGACTCGCGTGAGCTCGTTGACTGATCTTGGATTACTGAAGCCATTCTGCACAGGTTACGGGGCAACATCTAGCAGGTTACGGCAGAGCAATATCAAAAAGTTCGTTCTTAGAACTAGAAGTCTAGAAAACTCAACAATATCAAAAAGTTTACTATCTGGTAAGCCTAGTTCTACGTAGGTAACAGAGCCGCTCAAAACAAGATGAATGACGGAATCactatacatatttataccgtatatatataagtagaCCAGTATACTTATGGATCTAAACGATATTAAAAAACCTTATaccgtgaaaaaaaaataaagaaactatAGATGGCCATATGATCCGCCCGACACGGCCCGTGGCTATCAGGCCAACACGGCACAGTCAGAACTTCGTGCCAGGCTGTGCTTGTCCACGGGCTGAACCTCATGCCCAGGCACGGCCCAACAACAATCTGAGCGTGCCGGGCCGCCCAACGACATGACGAGCCCACTATGCTCAGGTCGGCCTAGGCACGACAATATGTATTGAGTATTGACACTTGTTCAATTCAGTTTGGCACAGACAATGTGAAAATGCCCGGTTGAACAAACAAAATCAtgcacaaataataaaatctgATATTACACAAGTTTAGTcttcacaaaataaaattacacaaTTTACAACAATATCATAAAGTTGAACAATAGTATCACATATCAATAAAGTTACAGCAGATTACAATTTACATACAGCTGtttagaaacaaaaatctAACAGATTACGATATCACAAGTAACAATATCACAAATCACAAGTAATATCACAAGTTATAGACAGAGCAGTTCAAAAGAGAGCTGTTGAAgctgaaaataataacaacgtatcacacatgaaggcctgggagttactctaagaccactccagtgcaggacctaattcttagatttgttgggcgtgccagtcagtttgatcctgtaactgacaagatataacatggaaaacagttaaacccaaaatcgctatcggccggatagccgataccgtttcaggaccctagccgataagCTAGACGATTGGCTTTACATGAATTTCGTGATGGTGAATAGAAATATGCCTAATCGGCTAAATCGGGAGTGATATAATCACCGAACAGCTCaatcaaccaattaatcttaaaagatcggaacTAATCGAGACAGTTTTAAGATCAACAGGCCAATCGGACCGACCTGGTGCTTATTGCGCGTGATGTCAGCAACTGATAGGGAGCTAAACTTGGAATTCAAGATAGATTGGACTAATATGACAATTACTGCTACAGAATAATAATAACCAAACGCATACATACTTacgctagacctagaagatcggacctaacaaAGACAGTTCAAGTCTAAGCGTGATCATGCATAAAATCAGTAAAGCATTGCAATGCATGAGTAATTAAacattagaccaacgtaatccatcaatttacttattaatcttagctGATCGGACGAATTCCTACAACCAGATCGGGCTAAAcgtacatagatcggacttaaccaagacagtatacagtcgagcacgatataattataagaaACATGAAAATCGATATGttgaataaataaaccgacgaattacttaggataatgctggctagaacccagcgataagccctcacgagcACTCGATCTAATCTGATAACACAAACCTAGTCAACTAGATTGATTgaaccaaaccgagacagaaacAAGTTAAACGGATTCATGTCATCAGTTCGAATAAAGGAACTCACGAGGACTTGATCAAGAACCTACCACTACTTCAAGCTACGAATAGATCAAAATAGCAATAAGAAATCAAGCAAACCATCGACCATGTAGGCAGGAGATCGAACTCAATCGAGACAGTTCTGTTCTAACCGATCGATGGATTTGACGAACTCGAACTTACAcagcgaagctgacaaacctcacGCCGAGAGCTCAAGCAGTCGAGAAGGTTGGCGATACGCCGAAATTGAGTAGTTGATATGATTCTACAAAGCCGcgaaatcatttatttatatgccGGGATCTAACTAGCCTAATCAAATATGGATCCGTATAAGCAACTAACCTATTACACATGGACtttaattagatataaaatcctaaacaaactttaagATAAAAGCTaactaatttacacggactcttAATTaacaccgaatctatctctgaGCTTTCCGGTCCAATCAAACTTCACTCCTTGTCCGATTGAAACTCTATCGGCTGAATTCGTGTTGTCTTCAATATTTTCTTCCAGCCGATTCCCTTTCTTCTGTTTGATTCAGTCTTTAACCATACTTTAATCTATAACGGTCATTTGCCAAAATCCGGCGTTAACAGCCAACCTATCGTGCTGGCCTGTTTTGTGCTAGGCCGTGTTAGCCCAGCGTGCTGAGAAAGTAGCCTAGACACGTCACGGATGTTAGGCCAGGCTAACATGGGCACACTCATCGTCAGGCCGTCTCGTGCTTGGATCGGGCCAAAACATCGTGCTTTGGGCCGGGCTGTTAGGTCTTGAGCCTGAGGCCATATGATCATCTATAAAAGAAACagatatagttttacataaaaaagaaaagatatataatataatggcaacagaaaagtattttttttctcacaaaGAAGAAAGGAACCAAAcatttgcagcagcagcaaaccgttcgaccgtcgccgtcgtccaccCTCCCTCCAATCTCCATCAACTCTTCGCTCTAACCTCACTCCACCACTCCCGCCTCCCCTCCTCACTCCCACCCGCCGCACCGACacccgcctccgcccgcccgcccgccatGGACCGCGGCCCCTCCGTctccgacgaggacgacgacctcGAGACCCTCGTCCCGCAGAACCACGCCAAGCcgccctccccttcctcccgctccccggcggcggcctccttcCACGTCTccgccctccgcgccgcggtcccctcctcctcttcgcTCGGCCGCCTCCTCTGGTCCCGCCGctacctcctcctcttcgtcgCCCTCCCGGTCCTCTTCCTCGTGCTCTTCGTGTCCCTCGGCGGCGCCTCGTCCCTCCGCCTCCCGGCCTCCATCCGCCttccctccgccgcgcccgccacCGACCCCGCGGCGTCCCGCATGCGCGAGGCCGAGCTCCGCGCGCTCTACCTCCTCCGCTCCCAGCGCTCCGGCCTCCTCAGCCTCTTCAACCGCACGGCCTCCACTGCCCCCACCACCGACGCCTCCAGCTCAACCGCTATCTCGTATTCCGATCTACACGACGCGCTCCTCAGCCAGATCAAGATCAACCGCGAGATCCAGTCGGCGCTCCTCTCCGCGCATCGCTCTGGCGCTGCTGGCAATGTGACCGACGATGGTTTGGATCTTGATCTGCCGGTTGCTGGGTGCAGGAGGAGGGAGTTGCCGTCCAACAGGCGGACCATAGAGTGGAACCCCAAGAAAGATCGTTTCCTGTTCGCCATCTGCCTCTCTGGGCAAATGTCGAACCATTTGATTTGCTTAGAGAAGCACATGTTCTTTGCGGCGCTGCTTGGCCGGATCCTGGTTGTGCCTAGCCAGAAAGTAGATTATCAGTATGACCGGGTGCTTGATATCAATCACATTAATGATTGCATTGGAAGGAAGGTTGTAATGTCCTATGAGGAATTCacagagaagaggaagaaagtgAGCATTGATCAGTTCATATGTTACGCAGCATCACCGCCATGTTTCCTTGATGAGGACCATATTAAGAAGTTGAAGGGATTGGGGATTTCACTGGGAAAGATTCAGGCGGCTTGGCCAGAGGATGCAAAACTGAAGGAGCCAAAGAAGAGAATTGTGGATGATATCATGCCAAAGTTTACCACGGATGCTGAGGTGCTTGCGATCGGTGACATGTTCTATGCTGATGTTGAAGAAGAGTGGGTGATGCAACCTGGTGGTCCATTGGCTCACAAATGCAAGACTTTGATCCAGCCAAGTAGGCTTATAATGCTCACTGCACAGCGCTTTGTTCAGACCTTCTTGGGTGGCAACTACATCGCTTTGCATTTCCGGCGACATGGCTTCCTGAAGTTCTGGTAAGATAccccttttgttttttgccCACCTCCATGTtttagaaatacaaatatgttgaattgatgagtttattttacaagaaGATCATGCCCATTAGGCTATAGTAGTTTCTGGCTTAACAAAATCATATCTTCTTTTCGTGCTCAGTTGTTTTTTTAGGCTTTAAAATTGCAATTTGTAACATGATTTTTGTCCACTTAAATAACTCACAAGGAGACTATGCACTTGATTTCATCGGGAATATGAAAAAGTCACATAGAAACCAAACACTTGATTTCTTATGGACGCCTAAAGCTGTTCCTAGATGCTTCACTTAGATCTAGGCAGATAAAAGTTACAGAAGTCAACTTGTATGTACTGTGaactttgatcatattgactAGGGCCTTCTCAAAACTTCTGCTGCAGCGTAGAGCCTGGTTAACAATAAATCTGCCATAAATGGTGTGTGATAGTCCGAGCCTCCTATAGCATATGCTATAACTTCTAGGAAGCAACAAAACCACTGTCCATAATATGGAGCTATAATATTTGCCTATTTGGCTAATTTCTCTAACATTGACTAATATACTGAAATACTGTTGTTGTCTTACTTCAAATCAACTATCTGTTTTCTTGTAAGCACTACATAGTAATGCATTGATTTCTTTGTTCAGCAGATGTTAATCAATCACCACATGTTAATATTATATCTTACTGCGATTGTCTTAAGAATTTTACATAGCGCCTTGTGTTTACAAAATTATCagcattttaattttaatataccaAGAAACTGGGTAAATTATTAAATCAATTGCAGTAATATATCAGTGATTGAAGCAATTTAGTGGTTGTACTTTACCATATATTATATCTTGTAAGAAACCTTGTCAGCACTTTGGCGcctacaaaactaaaatggttAGAGATTGAAGACTTTCAACTAATCCACATTGCTGATAAAAATAGTGTTATCCTCAATGACATAGTAAAAGTATTTCAAAACTCACAGACAGTCttccaatatatatttttaagatttgaatcttgtaccaaaatataactattcaCAGTATACTTGTCCAATCAATTACTTTTCACTCAAAATTCTTTCCATTTTATCGTCATGTACCATCCCACCCCCACaaattcctcatttattaagggGCACCATAGTCTTTTTTACTCAATCTTAATCCTCCTAAATTAcctataaatgcttatattttgggacggaggtagtaagtCAGTTGCTCTTAACATGTGGCCAGTAGAACCCTTGAGCTCTCAAGAAACTCTAGCATGGTTTGAAAATAACTAGAC includes:
- the LOC102711445 gene encoding O-fucosyltransferase 36-like, which encodes MDRGPSVSDEDDDLETLVPQNHAKPPSPSSRSPAAASFHVSALRAAVPSSSSLGRLLWSRRYLLLFVALPVLFLVLFVSLGGASSLRLPASIRLPSAAPATDPAASRMREAELRALYLLRSQRSGLLSLFNRTASTAPTTDASSSTAISYSDLHDALLSQIKINREIQSALLSAHRSGAAGNVTDDGLDLDLPVAGCRRRELPSNRRTIEWNPKKDRFLFAICLSGQMSNHLICLEKHMFFAALLGRILVVPSQKVDYQYDRVLDINHINDCIGRKVVMSYEEFTEKRKKVSIDQFICYAASPPCFLDEDHIKKLKGLGISLGKIQAAWPEDAKLKEPKKRIVDDIMPKFTTDAEVLAIGDMFYADVEEEWVMQPGGPLAHKCKTLIQPSRLIMLTAQRFVQTFLGGNYIALHFRRHGFLKFCNVKKESCFFPIPQAAECILRIVEKANAPVIYLSTDAAESETNVLQSLVVFNDRQVPLVRRPEHHSSEKWDALLYRNHMGGDSQVEAMLDKTICALSNVFIGSSGSTFTDDILRLRRGWGSASHCDEYLCQGELPNFIAEQD
- the LOC102711166 gene encoding uncharacterized protein LOC102711166; the protein is MVKEGGRRVAGTMGWLQSLLAPIKKLWIRMHSAQRKKRGIYILYEDVKSCPCEDVQILWSILVESSHGHHHPQPLRLKQ